The following is a genomic window from Nicotiana tabacum cultivar K326 chromosome 3, ASM71507v2, whole genome shotgun sequence.
ggGATATAATTAAGGGTTCATTTATATTAGGCATAATTATAGGATTGTATCTTCCcactttctctttcctttcatcTCAACTATTCACAACACACACAACTCACGATGCTCCTATGCTTCCTCTCGTTGATCATCCCCAACTGCCCACCACCGTCAAAGAATATCATATTTTAAGATTcacaagaaaattttaaattctttgatCAAACCGCTTGAATTCCCACTGGAAATAATAATGGCAGAGAGTTCGAAATTCtttgacctcttttttttttgggcagTGGTTGAAGGTTACTGGTTAACACAGtcgattgaaactcgaagaagaagaaaaagaagaagaagacatatttccagaatttgtagatattttgtagtcaaattgtagtcaaattagaaaaattgtagataaattgtagaagaTTTATAGAAGTTTTAGTCTTcccaatctacaatttatctacaatttatctacaatatatctacaattctacactttaactacaatttaactacaatttctgaaaatacgtcttcttcttcttcttcgagtttcagtctaaaattcagtcaaaaccaagtctaatcttcaccaaaacccctcaaaattgagatataaactcctaaacatattccgaattatttataacaacacccaatccaaacaaataatgatttttgaaaacccaaatttgaattcaaagctttcaagctttttaatggctatcaatggtggaaaatatatggaagaacaaatgaagaTGAAGAACAGAAATCTCCTCAGAATCACACGCAGATCTGGTGCCTTCATTTTAGCGCGTTTTTATGGCAAAATCTACCTATTTTTGGATTGGTATATAATTTGTAGTAAAAGTGTGGACTACACGGGTAAATAACAAATTATGAACATTTTTTGTAATAAggtttgatatatggtatagataggtaaaaatcccaaattttaagGTGCAGGTGCACATATGGCTATTTTCATGGATATTATTTAgagattaattagtatttatttttgttcttaaattttaaattaaaagtaTTAATTTTAGGACAATTCAGGATATTTTTGTTCCAAAAATTTAAACTGCAAAATTGAAATTCAGGATGCACtgactaatttttaaatagcaACCCTTTAGATTGGCTACCAGATGTCATTTctacaaaaaaaattaatactTTACTATTTTTAAAGTCAATATATTCTTTGATATATTTTATGAACATAAAATTATTCGGTTCAGTTCGATCGGTATTGCTTTGGTTTCTTCTATACTaatatttacccgtaaaatggtacaaatgaatttatacatggtttatagacaagtgaattaatttgatccttaGATGATAGttaaattagataaaaatataatatttagccttgaaataaagataaaatagcATAAATCGTAATTCTGGGAGCAGGGCTTCCGGAGGCAATAGTAACGATATGGATgagcaagaagataaaattatattgAGCTTTGAATAGAGTGTAGAATATGTTTCCCAAAAAATTCGTGTATTGCAATGATAATATAGCTcattatttatagttgcaccaagggaacaaggtcctaggatcaagccccctCTTTACTGagaattatgagggccattgaagaatgtataACGACAGGCagtgaatgtcatattctttGTAACGGGCCGCGTActtaatgttgtagaatattttttattaaatactatCGGGTGACAAGCATTTATTTCACCTTTAAGAGTGACGTTCTCTCCGGTAACAGACGAGATCGTTGCCTTCAGATCCGACTGCCTTCTATTTTCGGCTTCACGTGTCACTTTCTCATGCGATCATTTAATGTAAATATATTTATCCTATGCAACTAATATAAAACCTACCATAATAATTCGGTATGGTTATAAATTTATGTAGAAACGTATAGTTTTATTTATAAAATCTAAAAGTTGACTCGATAAGGTTTGATTTGGTAAATTTAAAGAATCATTGATACGCCTGGTTTAAAGTACCCTTATCGAGTTTAAAATCTAAAAGTTGACTCGATACGGTTTGATTTGGTAAATTTAAAGAATCATTGAGACCCCTTATTTAAAGTACCCATTTCGACTCGATAAGGTCTAAATTAAAGTACCCATTTTGACTTTGTTTCACAAGCATCAGAGTcatcctttttttctctctttcatcATTTAGGTCCTGTTTGAAATATCACCTTGTAATTGAATTTGGACATAAGTAAATGCCATTACACATTTTCACATGTTTGGGGGTAATTATATGGTATTTTAATTAccaaatgacttttttttttcattttaaatattttttatataattatgtATTTGTTACACAGTAAACCTTATTTACatggtattttttttataattaaatttgatattgaGAATTACACTATAATTGTACTATGAAAAAAACAAGTCATTAAAATTActatattataaaattatttgacTATGTAATTactattttattaactaaaatagCGTGAAATTATATCGTGGTTTCTAGACAGGTCTTTGTTTTCCATATTCAGGATCGAATTTACGACAATGAAAATCATAGAAAGAGAACCCCTTCATTAATCCTAGAAAGGCTAGATAAAATCTTTGTTAATAATGATTGAGTATCTTTATTTGGAGATGATATAGTAAACCATCTTCCAAAGACCTACTGGGAGCACAACCCTTTACTACTTCAATTAATGAACCTTCTAATATTGGTAAAAAACCTTTTAGGTTTTAAACTATTTAGTGTTCTAGCCCAGACCTTAAGAACATTATTAGTAATAGTTGGCAGAATACCGAGGACCTTATGCATGCTACAAAAACTTTTGAGTATAATGTAACTTGGTGGAACACCAATAAATTTGGTAACATATTTAGGAGAAAGAGATCAATTTTGGCGCGCTTACAGAGAATACAGAATTCTCCGAGATATGCCACTAGTGACTTTCTCAAGAACTTGGAGACCTCCTTAGTGAGAGACTATAATGACATTTTAAAGTTAGAAGAAGATTTCTGGAAACTGAAGTCCTGCATAAACTGGCTAAATTATAGGGACACAAATACTAGTTTTTTTCAAATCTCAGCTTTGAATAGGCATAGGCGTAATAGAATAGTATCTTTTAAGGACGATCAAGGAAATTGGATTTATGAGCCTAGAGAAATCATTCAACACACCTACAACTTTTTAAATCAACTCTACCGTACAGACCACAAATTTTCCCCAAATACCCAAATGCTCCTATGAGTACTCACAATATCCTCTCAACTGAAGATAGTTCATATAGGTGGAAATATTTCTAAccaagaaatcataaatgctctCCCCTCTTTTAAACCATTCAAATCCCCAGGACCGGATGGCCTTCATCCATTCTTCTATCAAAGATACCAGGATATCGTAGGAGAGTCAGTTACCAACTTATGCCATGGGGTTTTTCACAATCAAGCAATACCCTCTGCTCTGAATAATACCTATGTTTGCCTAATCCCTAAAATTGATAATGCAAATAACCTGAAAATTTTTCGGCATATAGGCCTTTGTAACACCATTTATAAAGTGATCGCAAAGATCATTGCTAATCGAGTTAAATCTTTTTTGCATAAGATTATAGGCCCCTTCCAATCGAGCTTCTTTAAAAATAGAAAAGCTTCAGATAATGCTATAATTATCCAAGAAATCATCTCTTCATTCaacaaaatgaaaggaaaaaaagtcAATATGCTAATCAAAATCAATttagaaaaggcttttgataaaCTTGAATGACCCTTTGTCCACACTACCTTTAAATTCTTTAACTTTCCGAACAATATCACGAATCTCATCATGAATTGTATCACTAACACTAGTATCTCTGTGCTCGTCAATGGGACAAGAACATATTATTTTTAACCTTCTAGAGTCATTTGCTAAGGAGATCCTCTATCACCCTACATATTCATCCTTTGCCTTGAACTACTCTCAAGAAGTATAACACAAGAAGTTAAGAAGTAGAAATGAAGCACTGGATCCTCATTAAAATAGGTAGAGTAAGACCTTGTTTATCACATATTTTCTATGTTGGTGATCTAACTTTCATGGCTCAAGCTTCCACAAAGACTAGTAATTCGATCAAGAAGATTATGTATACCTTTTATAGCTTTTCTGGGGAAACTATAATTATGCTAAATCTAagattattttttccaaaaatagtaCAAATAACCTCAAGCAAGATATTTGTAATATTCTTAATATTAAGGAAGGTACGACTTTTGAAAAGTATCTTGGTTTTCCAATATTTCATAACATGCCAAAAAATTCTGATTTTCAATTTTGCTGGACAATATGAAGTCTAGACTTGTAGGTTGGAAAacaaattttttaaatattgcTGGTAGAACCACTCTTATAAGATTCACTCTCAATACCATCCCAAATCACGTGATGCAATATATAAAACTCCCCCGAAAAATCACTAACTATATTGACAAAATGCAATCTGACTTCCTCTAGGATTCTAATGATAAGAAAATCAAGCTTCACATAGTCAAGTGGGACATAGTGACTACCCCAAAGGAACAAGGAGGACTTGGTTTGATCAAGACCGATTTAAAATATAATGCTTGGTTAATAGGCTTAGCCTGGAGACTCTTCACAAACTCCTTTCAATCCGTGGGCTCAAGTCCTCGTACACAAGCACTGTACAAATGCCCATAGCAATAGAACCCTCACTTATCGATTCAATCCCAAAACTAGAATTTGAAATAATATTCTTAAAAGGTGGTCATTTTACAATGAAGGGGTTGCACGGGAAGATTGGgaatggaaaaaaaatattattctgTGGTCTTCCACCTGGACCCCTGTTAAATAGGCCTTTAAGATATGCAGTACATGAACCACACAGGAAGGATGAGTTAACCATGAAAGTTAGTTCAACAATATGTGATGGTAAGTGGAATCTCAACCTAATCTCCTTTGGCATTCATGAGAACATCACTAATATTATCAAGAGTAGCTATATTCCTAAGAAACCGTGTGAGGACCTCTCCATCTGGCCTCACACAAATTCTGGCCTCTTTAGCATGAAATTAGCTTACAAACTTATCTCTCCCACACAATAGAGTGGTAAGAATTTCTCTTGGATTTGGAAACTTAATATCCTGAGGAAAATTAACTACTTTCTTTGATTATGCTATCACAACAAAGTTCCTACTAGGGCTCATCTTCACAAAATCGGCATAAATATAGACGGACATTGTACTACCTGTAGAGGTGAGGATGAAACTTTAatgcatattttctttgaatGTGTTCATGCTAGACTATATTGGAATAGTGCAGGTCTCCCAAATTCGGTACACCTTGTCATAAGCCAGAATGATAACCACTGTCTAGACTATTTGAGGAATTACCACTATACCTCTGAAGATTCCCTCTACGAACGGAAAGATATTTTTTCATTCAGCCTTTAATACTTATGGTTAAATCGCAATAAAAATTATCATAATAACTATAACAATGCAATCTCGTGGAGAATTGTCAGAAGTAGAATTGTGGAATACAAGCTCCTAACTCAAAACGAGCATCACCACAACTCTAATATAACTTTGAAGCTTAATTGGAACCCACCTCCTTTACAATCATACAAACTCAATACAAATGGAGCTACTAAGGGTAATCCTGGGCTAGGGGTTCTAGGAGGTGTAATTCGAAATCATAAGGGCCACTGGGTAGTGGGGTATTACTCTAGCATCCCAATAACAAATCATACAGAAGTTGAGATATTGGCTCTTCTGCATGGACTCAATCTAGCTGTATCACATGGATTATATCTTTTAAAAGTGGAGATAGATGCAATGGAGGTaatcaaaatgatcaatggcaAACAAAATAAGTTCACTAACTTAATCCTTGAATGCAGATCCCTTATGAATCAGATGGGTACGAGGAGGGTTAAGTATTGTTTTCGGGAGCAAAATCTAGTAGCTGACTCATTAGCAAAGGAGGGGATGAAGCATGCCAACCTTAATATTTTTGTCCATAGAGGAGAGTCTAGGATTTAAATTATATGGAttcaatttttaagatttttaacattgaacccattatatatttaaagttatgggttcaaatctattatttttgcaattttaatgatttttacatataaatttctactccgcgtcaaaagttatgggttcaattgaacccgtaatCCTCACACTCCATCCGCCTCTGTTTGTCCATCTGCTATTAACCCCCGTAGCAATAAATAAACATGTTACTAGGGACATGCAAGGGAAAACATCTACAAGAAATGTTTTGTTGAATACTTGCCGGTTAGTAGCAGACTTACGTAACTATTGTGTGTCTGGTACTCCTTCTTTTGGTGCATCTAATACTTTTAATGATTGTAatgttatttaatatttaaatgaattccagtttacaaaaaaaaaaaaaaaaagagggacgGTGGCATCGCCCTTGATCTAGAGTCCGCGGTTTGATTCGCGCTCGGTATTTAATAATCTAGTATTTTCCCTTCTAAGTTTTTCTATTAATTCCTGCTGTATTTTTTTAAACTCTACTATTACAGTAGTAATTAGTAATTGTTGttgactttttctttttctttttacaaaCTGTCTAGTAGGGTGTTGATGGTTCGGTTTGTATCGATTTTTCCcttaaaagaaaccaaaccaaataggtcggtttttcaaatattagaaccaaaccaaaccaattaattTGGTTTTTTCTCGATTTAGTTTATGTCGGGTTTTCGATTTTTTTGATTATTTGtcagttttttcttaaatataagacatacactgcCAAACACATATTCCGACGATCACATTTTTAacataacactatcaaatcaattgccatttgagaaatctattatttactaaaatatattgatgataattgaatcaaatagtgatgaataatttaagaattcaattaaaaatatatattttttaacatgaaatggattcttacacttaacatgttaagaaaactacaaatcaaactagaatataaaagtaaaaaactATACTAAAAGTAAAAACAATTAACATTCACCATAAAATTTTTGAATCTTtgtagaaatatatatatatatatgtaataataaatttgaaataactatccctgtagtcggtttggttcgatttttttcaattattttttgattaaaatcaaaaccaaaccaaaccaaacaaaaaaaagtatcaatatttttggtatatCTGGACGTTAAACAAAAGAACCCTCCCCCTGCTTCCGCAGCCCCTCCGCCAGTTCACCACCGCCAATCCACCTCCGGGCCTCCCCGTCACCGTCGTTCTGCTGCACGTGGGGCTCAAGTCTGCCACCACCGACTGCCATTCCGTCAGCGATCTCTATAACTGTAAGTCGTTCTCCTCGAAAACTTCATCTGGCCctatttctctctctttttttttttggttcataTTTCTAGCCCTATTTTAGCTTTGCAGTCTATTTTGCTTGTATCGCGCTCGATATTTAATATGATTCCAACGATTTGTGTTGTCAGATGGAGAATTCAAATACTCCAGCGTTTGAATCGAACCCTGCCGAAGCTGAAACTGAGCAGCCGCCAACAGCTCCACCTTCTTCAAGTTCCGGTAGCCTCCTCTTCCTTAATCACCAACCAATTTATTTGTGGTTATTTGCGCTCTCATAAATTCTTTTCTCTACTAATGGTTAATTGCATAAAAAAATTACACTTTTGGCCGCTCGGACAAGGTTAAAATATTATGGTATCAAGCTTCTGTATAACAGTAATTTTTGGACCGAAGTACACAATATCTACCAAATTACAACATTGATGTGAAGCAGTAAAGTGTACTCCAGCGCTGAAATCACAATTTAACTTTGTAGAGTATTATTACGAGATTAGTAATTTGGAATTACATCTAAGCTCAACAAGTATTACTATTCGGATTAGCTGTAGCCCTTCACATCTCGTCAAACATGTGATATTAAATTATACATGGCTCTACAAAAAAGATGCTATGGGAACTTAACTCATCCAACTTGTTTCTCTAGTTGCAAAAACAACAACTACGTCTCAATCTTAAGTAAGTCGGGATTCAGCAATGAATTCTGACGGACCATGTTGTTCCATTTAAGCTCATCTCTAGTTgcaatgaaaagaaaagaacttttcAAGTCCATAtgtttggtgtcacaagtgatcATCTTGAGCTTGTCATTGGACATGGCTGTTGTAACTAATGTTCCATTAAGTACTGGTTTTGTTAGTATCCCTGGTTTTGCAGATATCCATGTATCTTATGCTTGCAAATGTTAATCCTAAGTTCCTTTTCTATTCTAGCTTGTTTCTGCATTCTTTTGTCAATTTACTGgttcaatttttttcttcttattatacTTTTGTTTCCTTTCTTCTATTTGCAGTATGCAATTTTTTTAAGAAACCATCCAAGGGCAAAAATATCAGAAAGCGTCCTACGGTTGAGGAGGGGGAGAATGACGATGCAGAAGGTGAAGGTTCAGTCATATATACCAAGAAAAAGCCAGCCATTGCGGATAACAAGCTACGCTTTTCTACTGGAGCTTCAAAGTGTAACAAGGCTACAGAATCCAATGTGGATTCAAAATCTCGAGTTTTTCATTTTGAATCCTCTAAAGAAATTCAAGTTCAAAATGATAGTAGAGCTACAGCTACCTTAGAAACTGAGACCGAGTTCTCTAAGGATGCCCGGGCCATTCGGGAGAGAGCTTTGAAGCAGGCAGAGGGGGCCTTGAAAGGAAAAAGCAAGACTGGTGGGGATGAGAAATTGTACAAGGGGATGAATCAATATACTGATTACAAAGCTGGTTTGAGAAGGGAACATACGATTTCTAGTGAG
Proteins encoded in this region:
- the LOC107829014 gene encoding zinc finger CCCH domain-containing protein 1-like; translation: MENSNTPAFESNPAEAETEQPPTAPPSSSSVCNFFKKPSKGKNIRKRPTVEEGENDDAEGEGSVIYTKKKPAIADNKLRFSTGASKCNKATESNVDSKSRVFHFESSKEIQVQNDSRATATLETETEFSKDARAIRERALKQAEGALKGKSKTGGDEKLYKGMNQYTDYKAGLRREHTISSEKAGGAHGPLRASAHIRVSARFDYQPDICKDYKETGYCGYGDSCKFMHDRGDYKSGWQIEKEWDEAEKERKRKLAMGMLDEDDEDAEKSDEDDDDALPFACFICREPFVDPVMTKCKHYFCEHCALKHHAKNKKCFVCNQPTLGIFNTAFEIRKRMAAQGK